The proteins below come from a single Triticum aestivum cultivar Chinese Spring chromosome 5D, IWGSC CS RefSeq v2.1, whole genome shotgun sequence genomic window:
- the LOC123125647 gene encoding RNA-binding protein 12-like, with product MASRASMLAMIMACALLLAGSTCDAARNLADTTPAAAAPAASVVPGLPAEPTDTVTLMPPMPSVTLPTVPQVTLPPMPAIVVPKAVLPPMPKVTLPTVP from the coding sequence ATGGCTTCCAGGGCGAGCATGTTGGCCATGATCATGGCGTGCGCGCTCCTCCTCGCCGGAAGCACGTGCGACGCTGCCCGCAACCTGGCCGACACGACCCCCGCGGCTGCCGCTCCGGCTGCTAGCGTCGTACCTGGCCTGCCGGCCGAGCCCACGGACACGGTCACCCTGATGCCACCAATGCCGTCGGTCACCCTGCCCACCGTGCCACAGGTGACGCTGCCGCCCATGCCGGCCATCGTCGTGCCCAAGGCGGTCCTGCCACCCATGCCCAAGGTGACCCTACCCACCGTGCCGTAG